In a genomic window of Nodosilinea sp. PGN35:
- the cbiM gene encoding cobalt transporter CbiM: MHIPDGILSAQVCAAGYAVTGLATWYSLRQINRQPNPTAAVPKASLLTAAFFVASSIYIPVPPASVHLILNGLLGVVLGYFAFPAILIGLFFQALVIGHGGITTLGVNAAMMGIPALLAYHIFQRRNSLGKFLGEPTRTGLFAFLGGALGLGVAALIFLALIILNIPAQLDGEAERAAVLTLSIAHIPLAMVEGVFTTMLVLFLRRVKPEILEG; this comes from the coding sequence GTGCACATTCCCGACGGAATTTTATCGGCCCAGGTCTGTGCGGCGGGGTATGCTGTCACCGGCCTGGCGACCTGGTATTCCCTGCGGCAGATCAATCGCCAGCCCAACCCAACAGCGGCGGTGCCCAAGGCGTCGCTGCTGACGGCGGCTTTTTTTGTGGCCTCATCTATTTATATTCCGGTGCCGCCCGCCAGCGTGCACCTGATCCTCAACGGGCTGCTGGGGGTAGTGCTGGGCTACTTTGCTTTTCCGGCGATTTTGATTGGCCTGTTTTTTCAGGCGCTGGTGATTGGCCACGGCGGCATCACTACCCTAGGGGTGAATGCGGCGATGATGGGTATCCCGGCGCTGCTGGCCTACCACATCTTTCAGCGGCGCAACTCGTTGGGTAAGTTTCTGGGGGAGCCGACTCGCACCGGCCTGTTTGCCTTTTTGGGAGGCGCGCTGGGGCTCGGGGTAGCGGCGCTGATTTTTTTGGCGCTGATTATTTTGAATATTCCCGCCCAGCTCGACGGGGAGGCCGAGCGGGCGGCGGTGCTGACCCTGTCGATTGCCCACATACCGCTGGCGATGGTTGAAGGCGTTTTTACCACCATGCTGGTGCTGTTTTTGCGCCGGGTGAAGCCCGAGATTTTGGAGGGTTAA
- the cbiQ gene encoding cobalt ECF transporter T component CbiQ has protein sequence MGAAGLDTYVHRDSVIHRWSPRLKLISLVVLMFAFATVRQLALVPWMLGLAASLYGLSGLPVVFLRQRLSYPGLFILALVVLLPLTVGDTVLGEWGWLTLRQEGLVATLLIVGRFLSILTLGFILLGTTPFLTLLHAMRSLGLPTILADMTLLSYRYLFEIAAMLTTMQQAMGLRGFGHKRQRWLHINRQTMEQLAMLAGNLLIRSYEQSDRVYRAMRLRGYGYGARSAVGQRATAQPNTLSWGLTGVVLAAAVALVIAEGILRQGWMCQAWMCQ, from the coding sequence ATGGGAGCCGCTGGCCTTGATACCTACGTTCACCGCGACTCGGTGATCCACCGCTGGTCGCCCCGGCTTAAGCTGATCAGCTTAGTGGTGCTGATGTTTGCCTTTGCTACGGTGCGTCAGCTGGCTCTAGTGCCCTGGATGCTGGGCCTGGCGGCGTCACTCTACGGCCTGTCGGGGCTGCCGGTGGTTTTTTTGCGGCAGCGGCTGAGCTATCCGGGGCTGTTTATCTTGGCGCTGGTGGTGCTGCTGCCGCTGACGGTAGGGGATACGGTGCTGGGGGAGTGGGGCTGGCTGACTCTGCGCCAGGAGGGGCTGGTGGCCACGCTGCTGATCGTGGGGCGGTTTTTGTCGATTTTGACCCTGGGATTTATTTTGCTGGGTACGACGCCGTTTTTGACCCTGCTGCACGCCATGCGATCGCTCGGTCTGCCCACCATTCTGGCCGATATGACCCTGCTGTCGTACCGCTACCTGTTTGAGATTGCCGCCATGCTGACGACGATGCAGCAGGCCATGGGGCTGCGGGGCTTTGGCCACAAGCGCCAGCGCTGGCTGCACATCAACCGCCAGACCATGGAGCAGTTGGCCATGCTGGCCGGCAATTTGCTCATTCGCAGCTACGAACAGTCAGACCGGGTCTACCGGGCAATGCGGCTGCGGGGCTACGGCTACGGCGCAAGGTCAGCCGTGGGGCAGAGGGCGACGGCCCAGCCCAACACCCTAAGCTGGGGATTGACCGGAGTCGTGCTGGCCGCAGCGGTAGCATTAGTTATTGCTGAAGGAATATTGCGCCAGGGATGGATGTGCCAAGCATGGATGTGCCAATGA
- a CDS encoding energy-coupling factor ABC transporter ATP-binding protein, which produces MDSVSTGFAPRSLAPETQPAAIAAQRLSFGYPDQPDVLDNISLTVQAGDRVGIIGHNGCGKTTLFMLLCGVLAPAAGNIQLFGEPLKPGQFRPEVGLLFQDPDDQLFSASVRDDIAFGPQNMGFAPAEVAARVAQAAETAGITHLLDRPPHHLSGGEKQMVAIAGLLAMTPQIILYDEPTASLDLRTRRRLIRFLQASTETVLISSHDLEFVLEVCDRVILIDEGRIIADGCPKAIMGDQALMEKHGLEKPHSLIPHGERHHGV; this is translated from the coding sequence ATGGATTCGGTCTCGACCGGTTTTGCCCCCCGATCGCTGGCTCCAGAGACCCAGCCAGCGGCGATCGCAGCCCAAAGGCTCTCCTTTGGCTACCCCGACCAGCCCGACGTGTTGGACAATATCTCGCTGACGGTGCAGGCGGGCGATCGCGTCGGCATCATCGGCCACAACGGCTGCGGCAAAACCACCCTGTTCATGCTGCTCTGCGGGGTGCTCGCCCCCGCCGCCGGGAATATCCAGCTATTTGGCGAACCCCTCAAGCCCGGCCAGTTTCGCCCCGAAGTTGGCCTGCTCTTCCAGGATCCCGACGACCAGCTGTTCTCGGCTTCGGTGCGCGACGACATTGCCTTTGGCCCCCAAAACATGGGCTTTGCCCCCGCCGAGGTCGCCGCCCGCGTCGCCCAGGCCGCCGAGACGGCGGGCATCACTCACCTGCTCGATCGCCCGCCCCACCACCTCTCCGGCGGCGAAAAGCAAATGGTGGCGATCGCCGGACTCCTCGCCATGACCCCCCAGATCATCCTCTACGACGAACCCACCGCCAGCCTCGACCTCCGCACCCGCCGCCGCCTGATCCGCTTCCTGCAGGCCTCCACCGAAACCGTGCTGATCTCCTCCCACGACCTGGAGTTTGTGCTAGAAGTGTGCGATCGCGTCATTCTCATCGACGAAGGCCGCATCATCGCCGACGGCTGCCCAAAGGCGATCATGGGCGACCAGGCGCTCATGGAAAAGCACGGCCTAGAGAAGCCCCACTCGCTGATTCCCCATGGGGAGCGGCATCATGGGGTATAG
- the queF gene encoding preQ(1) synthase, producing the protein MTTASASTAQYGDRAIHQAALEPLEKWPNPSENCYTIHLEHPEFTALCPRSGYPDFGTVVVDYCPGPWVVELKAFKLYINSFRDQRVSHEMVANAVADRLWEELQPRGLRVIGDYTRRGGVKTVITVKKGDCSLFEPYTANVL; encoded by the coding sequence ATGACCACCGCTTCAGCTTCGACTGCTCAGTACGGCGATCGCGCTATTCACCAGGCTGCCCTAGAGCCGCTGGAGAAGTGGCCTAACCCCTCGGAGAACTGCTATACCATTCACCTTGAGCACCCGGAGTTTACGGCGCTGTGCCCGCGATCGGGGTATCCGGATTTTGGCACGGTGGTGGTGGACTATTGCCCAGGCCCGTGGGTGGTAGAGCTGAAGGCGTTTAAGCTCTACATCAATAGCTTTCGCGACCAGCGGGTGAGCCATGAGATGGTGGCCAATGCGGTCGCCGATCGCCTGTGGGAGGAGCTACAGCCGCGCGGCCTGCGGGTGATTGGCGACTACACCCGGCGGGGCGGGGTGAAGACGGTGATTACGGTGAAGAAGGGCGATTGTTCTCTGTTTGAGCCTTACACTGCAAACGTTTTGTAG